ATAACCTATATCGGATATACATATCATGACATAGTTCAAAACATGTAGAACAAGAGTGAGGATCTATCAAAAAACTTTTTCACTATTCTGGATTTATCATAAGGCCCATAACTTGATTCTAATCATCTTCCAGGTGTTTGAGGATTATTTTCCGTATGTAGGCGCTCATGCTTGTATTTGGCGGGACTCTGCTTTTAATGGCCTCAATTTCATCAGAGTAGAGTCTGACAACAAGAGGTTCCATGTTTATAAGTCCTCCTTTCGGTCTCCTGTTAACCATACTGATAACACCTCTGCATAACCTTTGCCACATGGAACTTATAAAAATTTATAATTTATCGCCAATTTCCCTCCGCCCCCATTCCTGCTGCAGAAAGCCAGAATAGGAGGACTGCAGAATGGATTCAGAGAACCAGGGACATGGAGGTTATGGGCTGTGAATAAAAAAATAAGTTGGGTTTAAAGGTCCATTTTCAGGAGCTCTTCAAGTTCAAGTCGTGTGATACCACATTTCTTGGCATGGAATTCAAGGGTATCGGCGCCGGTGAACCTATCGATCTCAGTCGGTTCGCAGTCGAATGTTTCAGCTATACTCCTTATGGTCCTGATTGACTCCATGACCATCTCATCAACCTGTACCTCGTCTGAGTACCTTGATTCGAGGAGCTGCAGGTATTCCTTTTTCCTTTCGATCCTCCTCTTCGTGGTTTTGAGTTCGTCCTCAAGTTCCATGATCCTCTCCCTGAGGGTCTCAATCTCAACAAGGATCTTCGTGTTCTCGTTGCTGATCTTCCTGGCAAAGTAGTCGATTGCATCGCCGTAGGTGTAGTTGCTGTTCTTTATGATCACCTTTGACTCTGGTTTACACCTCGCAGAAACCAGAACCTTCACCATCTGCATGTTCACTCCCTCAGAAGTGTTTCGGCGTCGTTCAGGAGTTTGACAAGCCTCTCGAATGCGTCTATCGCCTCCATTATATCCTCTTCACAGACATCGCTCATAATGTACACCTCCGAAATTATTACTATAATTAGTATTAATTTATTATATATAAATATTATCAAGGGTTGTGAAAAAAAGAAAAGGGAATCTGAAGAAAAGGGAATCTGTTAAGGTGGAAAAATCAGCCGCTGGTCCTCTTACTGAGAATCTCCTTGAACTCGGGATGGTCCCTGAATAGCTGGATCAGCTTTTCGGTCTTCCGGATCTCATCCTTCATCTGGTTATAGATCCGCTCAACCTCCCTCAGACGCCTGTAATCCCTGTCCTCAATCGTCCTGACCTCAACGCCATCAATGGAGAGGTAGGGGAGGGCCTTCATGTACCTCCTCTTGAGGTCCTCAGGGTCCATGTACCAGTAGGCCCTGTCCACATCAGATATCTTATGACCTGCAAGGAAGTCAGCAAGGATCTTGTCCCCGATCTTGTTTATGATGGTGGATATGAAGTACTTCCTCAGTGCATGGGCCCGCCAGAAACTGTAGGCACCATCCCTCTTCTTGAAACCAGCCTCGAGGCCTATGCGCCTGAAGTTTGTTACTATGATGTCCCTGTCAATGTCCTCTCCGTTCCTCTTAACAAAGAGGGCCCTCTCATAGTCCCTGACCCTGATCTTCTCATTGCGTCCGTACATCCTCTCCTTGAGGTAGTTTATGATCTCCCTGGTGGCCTCAGGGGGTATGAATGTCATGTAGCGGTAGTTCACCTTCTTCCTCACGATGTCCAGGGTGATGATCTCTTCCCTGAGTTCATCCTCGGCCTCGAAGAGGTCCTCCACCGTCTTCAGTTCACGGCCGATTGCATCGCCTGCA
The sequence above is drawn from the Methanothermobacter wolfeii genome and encodes:
- a CDS encoding tyrosine-type recombinase/integrase, which translates into the protein MKFGDSDQIVFETWVLRQGLEKSTFKTYLQCLKKYCEVTGMTPVELITEAEAEEESGIRMRNRRINLHLLKFRKALEDENKAPSTINLYYYAIRSFYDAMDIELPRIRRPSGDICLEQNYGRLITRKELRALVSMAPPREKALIYLMALSGMAQAEARRLTIRKFLDAAGDAIGRELKTVEDLFEAEDELREEIITLDIVRKKVNYRYMTFIPPEATREIINYLKERMYGRNEKIRVRDYERALFVKRNGEDIDRDIIVTNFRRIGLEAGFKKRDGAYSFWRAHALRKYFISTIINKIGDKILADFLAGHKISDVDRAYWYMDPEDLKRRYMKALPYLSIDGVEVRTIEDRDYRRLREVERIYNQMKDEIRKTEKLIQLFRDHPEFKEILSKRTSG